A genomic segment from Zygotorulaspora mrakii chromosome 1, complete sequence encodes:
- a CDS encoding PSP1 family protein (similar to Saccharomyces cerevisiae PSP1 (YDR505C) and YLR177W; ancestral locus Anc_1.55) — MNTSDRKTNYGKTAMAAELPSISSATSISDNVGLRDYYDKLLFKNNNGKSLTDLTQRATQGTAVVNNGVYVANNGNNGTVTGSESTEGKEELSASTGHSSRVGGDGQKMDFINGFNGTNGMRNGFRLPFSSFQMTPSNSEPTPPSASLSMTQPQSMLQQQQHQPIFNFDEEATMGYQQNSASISTPAFSFDFGPNNRHPVNYYSGSLRSEQNPIESSMKNLSLEDPNSQQYPSARRSSYISDTLIHGQVGSAPNTYANSIFNMPGDNVAPKTMNYLPVSGTTQMGHPQPPPTAPPITYGNAVPNYNQQRRHTQPVNSLSAPSTANANYGHAQIGQGVSRNRYLNYSKQQQQRQQVSDSSNGEMLLENGLVLLASQKLVSSRDLQALYKDCGTKYFSSKLVFEFTDHIKSLLGSKVSTINDSRKQPSVPRFLAFLKSCNLNYNPQSDAFVSDPQVSPKNHTTNVTASSGNNNISNIPAHGNVRERRSNSTSSYLHYKPLVLVALKNGKLELLSTPQNTNISMQRGDLIIIDGDRGKDLALVVEPVVSLDLALFVNFLKKKIHFDSLITSKSQHHPNHTFIQALIESTKGQSDKLNSKLYDVIELTQLIVPSKQVLRFATTWEVATNLHNKFQDELKALHIAQLKLQSLNSGFTHHHNANSVTYNAPASKSDGNPAPPGLSIRPQLNIKILNAEFQFDRKKLTFYYVCEERNDFRELIKELFKFYKTRIWLCAIPNNLGIDSKYYDSQRKELQMYQEMMQHYAAEDLTDANAQQGGGFIVAPPLSKIELDNFQIGVYKELVLELFG, encoded by the coding sequence ATGAATACAAGTGATAGAAAAACTAACTACGGAAAGACTGCAATGGCAGCAGAACTGCCTTCTATTAGCAGTGCTACTAGCATTTCTGATAATGTCGGTCTGAGAGACTACTATGAtaaacttcttttcaaaaataacaATGGAAAGTCCCTTACAGATTTGACGCAAAGGGCCACACAGGGGACAGCAGTGGTAAACAATGGTGTATATGTTGCTAATAATGGAAACAATGGAACAGTAACTGGCAGTGAATCAacagaaggaaaagaagagctATCGGCGAGTACTGGTCACAGTAGCCGTGTAGGCGGGGATGGGCAAAAAATGGACTTCATTAATGGGTTCAATGGTACAAATGGAATGCGGAATGGATTTAGACTTCCATTTAGCTCTTTCCAAATGACACCTTCAAATTCTGAACCGACTCCACCATCCGCTTCCTTATCTATGACCCAGCCTCAATCCATGCTccaacaacagcaacatcaacccattttcaatttcgaCGAAGAAGCTACTATGGGCTATCAGCAAAATAGTGCTTCCATAAGTACTCcagctttttcttttgatttcgGGCCAAATAATCGTCATCCCGTAAACTACTATTCGGGATCCTTGAGATCCGAACAAAATCCTATCGAATCATCTATGAAGAATCTCTCTTTAGAGGATCCTAATTCACAGCAGTACCCGAGCGCTAGGAGATCTTCATATATATCTGATACTTTAATTCATGGTCAAGTAGGATCCGCCCCTAATACATACGCAAATTCGATATTCAACATGCCTGGGGATAATGTTGCTCCAAAAACGATGAATTACCTCCCTGTATCCGGGACAACACAAATGGGTCATCCACAACCGCCACCCACAGCGCCCCCAATTACATATGGTAACGCGGTTCCTAACTACAATCAACAGCGCCGTCATACGCAGCCGGTGAATTCGCTATCAGCACCTTCGACTGCCAACGCAAATTATGGTCATGCTCAGATTGGTCAAGGAGTCTCAAGAAATAGATATCTAAACTATTCcaagcagcaacaacagaGGCAGCAGGTATcagattcttcaaatggtGAAATGCTTCTGGAAAATGGCCTAGTGTTACTCGCTTCCCAAAAGCTTGTATCGTCAAGGGATTTACAAGCACTATATAAGGACTGTGGAACTAAATATTTCTCCAGTAAACTAGTATTCGAGTTCACAGATCATATTAAGTCACTCCTGGGTTCAAAAGTGAGTACAATCAATGACAGTAGAAAACAGCCATCAGTTCCCAGATttttagcatttttgaagagttGCAATTTAAACTACAATCCTCAGTCTGACGCTTTCGTATCAGATCCACAAGTTTCTCCAAAGAATCACACAACTAATGTGACAGCAAGTTCAGGCAACAATAATATTTCTAATATCCCCGCCCATGGTAATGttagagaaagaagaagcaatAGCACGTCTTCTTATTTACATTATAAGCCTTTGGTTCTTGTTGccttgaaaaatggaaaactGGAACTCTTATCAACACCGCAGAACACGAATATATCTATGCAAAGAGGTGACCTAATCATAATTGATGGCGATCGTGGTAAAGATCTTGCTCTAGTGGTAGAGCCTGTTGTAAGCTTAGACCTGGCTCTATttgtcaattttttgaaaaagaaaattcatttCGATTCTTTGATAACAAGTAAGTCCCAGCACCATCCTAATCATACATTTATTCAAGCACTGATAGAATCAACGAAAGGACAAAGTGATAAATTGAACTCTAAACTTTATGATGTGATAGAGTTAACCCAGTTGATTGTGCCTTCAAAGCAGGTATTGAGATTTGCCACCACTTGGGAAGTTGCGACAAATTTGCATAATAAATTCCAGGATGAATTGAAAGCTTTGCATATCGCTCAATTAAAATTGCAGTCACTGAATAGTGGCTTCACTCACCATCACAACGCAAACTCTGTGACTTATAATGCACCAGCTTCTAAGAGTGATGGGAACCCAGCCCCTCCTGGTTTATCAATAAGGCCACAGCtaaatatcaaaattctgaatGCGGAATTCCAATTtgatagaaaaaaattgactTTTTACTATGTCTGTGAGGAAAGGAATGATTTTAGAGAGCTAATCAAAGAGCtattcaaattttacaaaacaAGAATTTGGTTATGCGCAATTCCAAACAATTTAGGAATTGACTCCAAATATTACGATTCACAGCGGAAAGAACTGCAGATGTACCAAGAAATGATGCAGCATTACGCAGCCGAAGATCTTACTGATGCAAATGCTCAACAAGGAGGGGGCTTTATTGTTGCACCACCTTTAAGTAAGATAGAATTGGataattttcaaattggtGTTTACAAAGAATTGGTTTTGGAACTCTTCGGATAA
- a CDS encoding YbhB/YbcL family Raf kinase inhibitor-like protein (similar to Saccharomyces cerevisiae TFS1 (YLR178C); ancestral locus Anc_1.56): MMHAFDFTKTTNEALLKHGILEDVIQEADFKPWGVLAGEFSSDSPIAMGNTLSAKDAQSRPTVQFNLNPEEGAPRVSDKDLFTLVITDPDAPSRSDHKWSEFCHYIEADIKILDQTATATSGKVSEPQFVCSKLNSGTELVSYHGPAPPKGTGKHRYVLLLYKQPAGVVSSKFTEVKDRPNWGYGTPATGVKKWASENNLKPIAANFFLVENK, encoded by the coding sequence ATGATGCACGCATTCGATTTCACCAAAACAACCAACGAAGCGCTGTTAAAGCACGGCATCCTCGAAGATGTCATTCAGGAAGCAGACTTCAAGCCCTGGGGTGTCCTTGCAGGTGAGTTTTCGTCGGATTCCCCCATCGCAATGGGTAATACTTTGAGTGCAAAAGACGCTCAAAGCAGGCCAACTgttcaattcaatttgaacCCGGAGGAGGGAGCACCTCGAGTCAGCGACAAAGATCTATTCACTCTGGTCATCACTGATCCCGATGCACCTTCTAGAAGCGATCATAAGTGGTCTGAATTTTGTCATTATATCGAAGctgatatcaaaattttggatcaAACAGCCACCGCAACGTCCGGAAAAGTTAGCGAGCCTCAGTTTGTGTGCTCGAAGTTGAACAGTGGAACTGAACTGGTTTCGTATCACGGACCTGCTCCACCAAAAGGTACAGGTAAACACAGATATGTACTTCTACTCTACAAACAACCTGCTGGTGTTGTTAGCTCGAAATTCACGGAAGTGAAGGATAGACCCAATTGGGGATACGGTACTCCTGCAACTGGTGTTAAAAAATGGGCCAGTGAAAATAATCTGAAGCCAATTGCTGCGAACTTCTTCCTGGTGGAAAATAAataa